In the Halodesulfovibrio sp. genome, one interval contains:
- a CDS encoding FmdE family protein: MSQAHDIQPAFKNIGSHTFDEFIKMATLFHNYPAPGLLIGGYMVEEARKHMPEGTLYEAISETTWCLPDAIQMLTPCTIGNGWMNVLNLGRYAMSLYDKFTGVGVRVWLDITKIPEDSEILVWLMKDKPKQEQDSDKLRKEIGCYGADILSTIPITIPKPKLIKRSKGSITTCSSCGEPYPSAHGTLCRACQGESPYAGHATLASASNIVFPVPEQIKTIPASAALGQNAVHDMTSIIPKTSKGAAFKRGDTFGAGDLCRLQQMGKNNVYVAESEIGAEWVHEDNCAKAFADAMCGEGVCPKGEPHEGKVTLIAERKGLLRVNSDTMKKFNMCSGVMAASRNGNTIVRKGTDIAGTRAIPLYLQRSQFEHALQVVQEAPLFEVLPLATAKAGVLITGDEVYNGVIEDKFHSIIHKKLLGLGGDIHRSTIVPDNRTAICDAAKEFVAAGCNIIITTAGLSVDPDDVTRQGLLDAGAQNLLYGAPILPGAMTLIGKIDSIPLLGVPACALFFKNTSLDLILPRLLAGIQITREELAAMGEGSMCLTCSNCSFPKCPFGK, encoded by the coding sequence ATGTCTCAAGCTCACGACATCCAACCTGCTTTTAAAAACATAGGTAGTCATACCTTTGATGAATTTATAAAAATGGCGACGCTATTTCACAACTATCCTGCACCGGGTTTGCTCATCGGCGGATACATGGTGGAAGAAGCCCGAAAGCATATGCCGGAAGGCACTCTCTACGAAGCCATATCTGAGACAACGTGGTGTTTGCCGGACGCAATTCAAATGCTGACGCCCTGCACCATCGGTAATGGTTGGATGAATGTTTTGAACTTGGGTCGATACGCCATGAGCCTGTACGATAAATTCACCGGAGTAGGCGTGCGCGTTTGGTTAGACATAACAAAGATTCCCGAAGATTCAGAAATTCTTGTATGGCTCATGAAAGACAAACCTAAACAGGAACAAGATTCTGACAAACTGCGTAAAGAAATCGGATGCTACGGCGCAGATATACTTTCAACTATTCCTATCACCATTCCGAAGCCCAAGCTGATAAAACGCAGCAAAGGGAGCATCACCACCTGTTCATCATGTGGTGAACCCTATCCTTCTGCCCACGGAACGTTATGCAGAGCCTGTCAGGGAGAATCTCCATACGCAGGGCATGCAACACTTGCCTCTGCATCAAACATTGTATTCCCAGTACCGGAGCAGATCAAAACCATTCCAGCAAGTGCAGCACTCGGTCAAAATGCGGTGCATGATATGACAAGCATTATACCAAAAACAAGTAAAGGAGCCGCTTTTAAACGGGGTGACACATTTGGAGCAGGTGATCTTTGCAGATTGCAACAAATGGGAAAAAACAACGTCTATGTTGCAGAATCCGAAATTGGTGCGGAATGGGTTCACGAAGACAATTGCGCCAAAGCGTTTGCCGATGCCATGTGCGGAGAAGGGGTATGCCCGAAAGGTGAACCGCATGAAGGTAAAGTGACTCTTATAGCAGAACGTAAAGGTCTGCTGCGGGTCAACTCAGATACCATGAAAAAATTTAATATGTGTTCCGGTGTAATGGCTGCCTCACGTAACGGAAACACTATTGTCCGCAAAGGTACAGACATTGCCGGAACCCGTGCCATTCCGTTGTATCTGCAACGTTCCCAATTTGAGCACGCATTACAGGTTGTCCAAGAAGCCCCGCTTTTCGAAGTCCTGCCGCTCGCCACAGCAAAAGCTGGAGTTCTTATTACGGGCGATGAGGTGTACAACGGTGTTATTGAGGACAAGTTCCACAGCATTATCCATAAAAAGCTGCTGGGGCTTGGTGGCGATATACATCGCTCTACAATTGTACCGGACAATCGCACGGCAATTTGTGATGCAGCCAAAGAGTTTGTTGCAGCCGGTTGCAATATCATCATAACCACAGCGGGACTTTCTGTTGATCCTGATGATGTAACACGGCAAGGCTTGTTGGATGCCGGAGCACAAAATCTACTCTATGGCGCACCAATTTTGCCCGGAGCTATGACGTTGATAGGAAAAATAGACTCCATCCCTCTACTGGGAGTTCCGGCATGTGCACTCTTCTTCAAAAATACAAGTCTTGATCTTATCCTGCCCCGCCTTCTTGCCGGAATACAAATTACACGGGAAGAACTTGCGGCTATGGGTGAAGGCAGCATGTGCCTCACCTGTTCAAACTGTTCATTCCCTAAATGTCCGTTCGGAAAATAA